From a region of the Rhipicephalus microplus isolate Deutch F79 unplaced genomic scaffold, USDA_Rmic scaffold_13, whole genome shotgun sequence genome:
- the LOC142784036 gene encoding uncharacterized protein LOC142784036 gives MATSRPATRMAPRTRYSHADDKIILEEVRVVNPYENASRWHTITERVSMLLRRTLNSRSVKERVDLLLAHFIRNDKKSRKKSGTEEEYAAIDILLQHVADLAAEYSYRPPRSAVRKHRAKNTAASESETASESASGSTAKRVRPTAQASWDDRHIAALECYAAESAAETSNQSGDAVTPAASLLRSMYAREDEGTANDVDD, from the exons ATGGCTACTTCGAGGCCTGCTACCAGGATGGCGCCGCGTACACGCTACTCGCATGCAGATGATAAAATTATACTCGAGGAAGTTCGTGTAGTAAACCCGTACGAAAATGCTTCTCGGTGGCACACGATCACCGAGAGGGTGTCAATGCTGCTGCGGCGAACACTAAATTCGCGAAGTGTTAAAGAGCGCGTTGACCTTCTCCTGGCCCACTTCATACGGAATGAcaagaaaagcagaaaaaa ATCGGGAACAGAAGAAGAATACGCGGCAATCGACATACTCCTCCAGCACGTGGCTGACCTCGCCGCCGAATATTCGTATCGGCCACCACGGTCGGCTGTTCGGAAGCACCGTGCGAAAAACACTGCAGCTTCCGAATCAGAGACCGCGTCAGAGTCTGCGTCGGGGTCGACTGCTAAGCGGGTCAGACCTACCGCGCAGGCCAGTTGGGACGACCGCCACATCGCCGCGCTGGAGTGCTATGCGGCTGAATCAGCAGCGGAGACAAGCAATCAATCTG GTGACGCAGTGACCCCAGCGGCTTCACTGCTGCGTAGCATGTATGCAAGGGAGGATGAAGGTACAGCAAATGATGTGGACGATTGA
- the LOC142784038 gene encoding uncharacterized protein LOC142784038, which yields MSAAGMADERTHTPATTVDGPSTEVRGSHTPSPEPQLTPGTANEASHTPATSADGPSQATHNRTPLRELSTNVPQPLPRGSARAQLASSAEQTPRRRTPLRAGRSQNEATLAFLEARYNQDLEMRLLSYQIDKRKLDLKIPQHDDKMKLLHQQHADNVRLREAEMEMRRMEMVAVLEERRANAAYQASQLQLIKELIQGKKE from the exons ATGAGCGCAGCTGGCATGGCTGATGAGCGGACCCACACGCCAGCAACAACTGTTGATGGGCCCTCAACAGAAGTTCGTGGCAGCCATACACCATCACCAG AGCCTCAGCTAACACCTGGCACGGCCAATGAGGCAAGCCAcacgccagcaacaagtgcggatGGGCCTTCCCAAGCCACTCATAACCGCACACCATTGCGAG AGCTTTCAACAAATGTGCCACAGCCactgcctagaggcagtgcacgaGCACAACTGGCTTCATCAGCAGAACAGACCCCTCGACGACGCACACCACTAAGAG CAGGGAGAAGCCAAAATGAGGCAACACTGGCGTTTTTGGAGGCCAGGTATAATCAAGACTTGGAAATGCGCCTCCTCAGCTACCAGATTGACAAAAGAAAGCTGGACCTCAAAATTCCCCAGCACGACGACAAGATGAAGCTGCTACACCAGCAGCATGCCGACAACGTCAGATTAAGAGAAGCTGAAATGGAAATGAGAAGAATGGAAATGGTGGCAGTGCTTGAAGAGAGGCGGGCTAACGCAGCCTACCAAGCATCTCAACTTCAGTTGATCAAAGAACTCATtcagggaaaaaaagaataa
- the LOC142783973 gene encoding uncharacterized protein LOC142783973: MPYSVFHDRLLLRTLRWNEIENMYLLRTAPRRDLQINGLLDLDGMDFTTFYRSFRFQKGDLEDLMEALLIPEEVMSAQRVRVSGREALCMTLRRLAYPNRLCELELFFRRHSSVISSVVSKVLAHIDYYFGHLLADLTVHKWLNLQSLELFSQAVHRKGAPLKNCWGFIDGTARRICRPSARQEDYFSGHKRYHALKFQALMCANGITCQLDGPFPGRRHDAGILKETALYRNLETVTQGRTYVIYGDPAYPLRPLLYKPFGGASLRPHEVNFNKRMSSVRQAVEWGFGRVVADFAFVDFYKSQKMTRQRVGRMYKVATLFLNCRTCMYGSQVSTYFDVTPPTLREYLVPFEMPA; the protein is encoded by the exons ATGCCGTACAGCGTATTTCACGACCGACTGCTCCTGCGAACTTTGCGATGGAACGAAATCGAAAATATGTATTTGCTCCGAACTGCACCGCGCCGTGACCTCCAGATAAACGGACTTCTTGATTTGGACGGAATGGACTTTACTACATTCTACCGCTCGTTCAGGTTCCAAAAAGGAGACTTGGAAGATTTGATGGAAGCCTTGCTGATTCCCGAAGAGGTCATGAGCGCTCAACGGGTTCGAGTGTCTGGTCGCGAGGCGCTGTGCATGACGTTGCGGCGTCTAGCCTACCCTAATCGTCTCTGTGAGCTGGAGCTCTTCTTTAGGCGCCACAGCTCGGTAATATCAAGTGTGGTGTCTAAAGTGTTAGCCCACATAGATTACTACTTCGGGCACCTCCTTGCGGACCTTACAGTGCACAAGTGGCTCAATCTGCAATCACTGGAGCTGTTCTCTCAG GCTGTGCATAGGAAAGGTGCTCCATTAAAGAATTGCTGGGGATTTATTGACGGAACAGCTAGACGAATTTGTCGACCATCAGCTAGGCAAGAAGACTATTTTTCTGGGCACAAACGCTATCATGCTTTGAAGTTTCAGGCATTGATGTGCGCAAATGGCATAACCTGTCAGTTGGATGGCCCATTTCCAGGCCGTCGTCATGACGCTG gtatCCTAAAGGAGACTGCCCTCTACCGCAACTTGGAGACAGTTACTCAAGGCCGCACATATGTAATATATGGAGACCCCGCCTACCCACTTCGGCCACTGCTCTACAAGCCTTTTGGAGGTGCTTCTTTGCGTCCCCATGAGGTTAACTTCAATAAGCGCATGAGCTCAGTGCGGCAGGCCGTTGAGTGGGGCTTCGGCAGAGTCGTTGCAGACTTTGCCTTCGTTGATTTTTATAAAAGCCAGAAGATGACTCGGCAGAGGGTGGGTCGGATGTACAAAGTTGCAACATTGTTCTTAAACTGCCGTACTTGCATGTATGGCAGCCAAGTGTCTACATATTTTGATGTTACTCCGCCCACCCTCAGAGAATACCTTGTGCCATTTGAGATGCCAGCATAG